The following are from one region of the Epinephelus fuscoguttatus linkage group LG11, E.fuscoguttatus.final_Chr_v1 genome:
- the LOC125897261 gene encoding prolyl endopeptidase has product MFYRIHRVISKPLFQSVRQLVFFRSSRKLTSRMAFQYPQAYRDDAVIDDYHGTKVPDPYSWLEDPDSEKTQAFVTAQNQLTLPFLERCEVRDLFKERMTELYDYPKYSCPFKRGNRYFHFYNTGLQNQSVMYVQESLDAEPTVFLDPNTFSDDGTVALRGYAFSEDGEYLAYGTSASGSDWVEIRFLQVEGAKPLEDRLERVKFSCMSWTHDGKGLFYNSYPEQEGKSDGTETSTNLHQKLYFHVLGTPQSEDVLCAEFPDHPKWMGGAEVSDDGRYVLLSIREGCDPVNRLWYCDLQTTPQGITGLLPWVKLIDNFDAEYEYVTNEGTLFTFKTNLDAPRYRLINIDFASPAQSSWKELIPQHDKDVIVFATCTYSSYLFVCFLHDVKNVLKMYRLSSGEELRTFPLDVGSVVGFTGRKRDSEIFYYFTSFLSPAIIYHCDLTKEPLQPHIFREVTVKGFNPSDYQTTQIFYPSKDGTQIPMFIVHKKGIKLDGSHPGFLYGYGGFNISITPSYSVSRLIFVRHLGGVLAVANIRGGGEYGETWHKAGMLANKQNCFTDFQCAAEYLIKEGYTSPSKLTINGGSNGGLLVAACVNQRPELFGCAVAQVGVMDMLKFHKFTIGHAWTTDFGCSEDKEQFEWLIKYSPLHNIHVPEGNGVQYPAVLLLTGDHDDRVVPLHSLKYIATLQHIVGRSTKQSNPLFILVDTKSGHGAGKPTSKVIQEVADTYAFIARCLKISWVK; this is encoded by the exons ATGTTTTACAGGATCCACAGGGTCATTTCAAAACCACTATTTCAGTCTGTGAGGCAGCTTGTTTTCTTTCGCAGTTCCCGAAAACTGACCTCCAGAATGGCTTTCCAATACCCGCAGGCGTACCGTGACGATGCAGTT ATAGATGACTATCATGGCACCAAAGTACCAGATCCCTACAGTTGGCTGGAGGACCCGGACAGTGAGAAGACACAG GCCTTTGTCACGGCTCAGAACCAGCTGACATTGCCATTTTTAGAGCGCTGCGAGGTGCGAGACCTGTTCAAGGAGCGCATGACCGAGCTGTATGACTACCCCAAGTAtagctgtccctttaagagggGGAACAG GTACTTTCACTTCTACAACACAGGCCTCCAAAACCAGAGTGTGATGTACGTGCAGGAGAGTCTGGACGCTGAGCCCACAGTCTTCTTGGATCCTAACACATTTTCTGATGATGGCACTGTTGCCCTGCGAG GCTATGCATTCTCTGAGGACGGGGAGTACCTGGCATACGGCACCAGTGCCAGCGGTTCGGACTGGGTGGAGATCCGCTTCCTGCAGGTTGAAGGCGCCAAGCCTCTGGAGGACCGCCTGGAGCGAGTCAAGTTTAGCTGCATGTCCTGGACCCATGATGGGAAGGGGCTTTTCTACAACTCCTACCCCGAGCAGGAGGGCAAGAGCGACG GCACTGAGACCTCCACTAACCTGCACCAGAAGCTCTACTTCCACGTTCTGGGGACTCCGCAGTCTGAGGACGTGCTGTGCGCCGAATTTCCTGACCACCCCAAATGGATGGGAGGAGCTGAG GTGTCAGACGATGGGCGCTACGTGCTGCTGTCTATCAGGGAAGGTTGTGATCCGGTCAACAGACTGTGGTATTGTGACCTTCAGACCACTCCTCAGGGTATCACAG GACTTTTGCCATGGGTGAAGCTAATCGACAACTTCGACGCCGAGTACGAGTACGTGACCAACGAGGGCACGTTGTTCACGTTCAAGACCAACCTGGACGCCCCGCGCTACCGCCTCATCAACATCGACTTTGCCTCACCAGCTCAGAGCAGCTGGAAAGAGCTCATCCCTCAACATGACAAGGACGTTATTG TGTTCGCCACCTGTACATACTCCAGCtacctgtttgtgtgtttcctcCACGACGTGAagaatgtgttgaaaatgtACCGTCTGAGCTCGGGGGAGGAGCTGAGGACCTTCCCTCTCGACGTGGGCTCCGTGGTGGGTTTCACAGGGCGGAAGAGGGACTCGGAGATCTTCTACTATTtcacctccttcctctcccCGG CCATCATTTACCACTGCGACCTGACGAAGGAGCCGCTGCAGCCCCACATCTTCAGAGAGGTCACTGTCAAAGGCTTCAACCCCTCTGACTACCAGACCACCCAG ATCTTCTATCCCTCCAAGGATGGCACTCAAATCCCCATGTTTATCGTTCACAAGAAGGGCATCAAATTGGATGGCTCCCATCCAGGTTTTCTGTACGGCTACGGTGGTTTCAACATCTCCATCACGCCGAGCTACAGCGTCTCCCGACTCATCTTTGTCAGACATCTGGGGGGAGTCCTGGCTGTTGCCAACAttcgaggaggaggagagtatGGGGAGACCTGGCACAAAG CTGGCATGTTGGCCAACAAGCAGAACTGCTTCACAGACTTCCAGTGTGCGGCTGAGTATCTCATCAAGGAAGGATACACTTCTCCTTCCAAGCTGACTATAAATGGAGGCTCCAACGGTGGCCTGCTAGTAG CGGCCTGCGTGAACCAGCGGCCCGAGCTGTTTGGCTGTGCTGTCGCTCAGGTAGGCGTCATGGACATGCTGAAATTTCACAAGTTCACCATCGGCCACGCCTGGACCACAGACTTTGGCTGCtctgaagacaaagagcagtTTGAATGGCTCATCAA ATACTCCCCGCTCCACAACATCCACGTCCCAGAAGGCAATGGGGTCCAGTACCCTGCGGTGCTCCTCCTGACAGGGGACCACGACGACCGGGTGGTGCCCCTCCACTCCCTCAAATACATCGCCACCCTGCAGCACATCGTGGGCCGCAGCACCAAGCAGTCAAACCCCCTGTTCATCCTTGTGGACACAAAGTCAGGCCACGGTGCCGGCAAGCCCACCAGCAAGGTGATCCAGGAGGTGGCCGACACCTACGCCTTTATCGCTCGCTGTCTCAAAATCTCCTGGGTGAAATAA